From one Desulfurobacterium thermolithotrophum DSM 11699 genomic stretch:
- the ispE gene encoding 4-(cytidine 5'-diphospho)-2-C-methyl-D-erythritol kinase: MKLILPSPAKINLSLWVKGKRVDGYHEIITVMHTINLMDIISLLPSNRLELSIKGNSSLPLDKSNLIIKACKLFQEATGIKPKVKIKLEKKIPVGAGLGGGSSNAATTLKGLNLMYDKPLSDEKLQEIAAELGSDVPFFLKGGLAIAYGRGEKLKHYTKSDFKILLIYPGFSCLTKEVYENLPSIIRTEITVEAAERLIVSPLINGKFEEVENNMENDLELSNSPCVKRVLKIKEQLVKFGLKPLMSGSGSSIFSIIKDENFDVTPLKKEGYWFKFLSAI; the protein is encoded by the coding sequence ATGAAGCTGATACTTCCATCACCTGCAAAAATTAATTTATCCCTGTGGGTAAAAGGGAAAAGAGTTGATGGTTATCATGAGATTATAACCGTTATGCACACTATTAATCTCATGGATATCATTTCCCTTTTACCATCAAATAGATTAGAACTTTCAATAAAAGGGAATTCTAGTTTACCCCTTGATAAAAGCAATTTAATAATTAAAGCTTGTAAACTCTTCCAAGAAGCAACAGGTATAAAACCTAAAGTAAAAATAAAACTTGAAAAGAAAATTCCTGTTGGAGCAGGCCTTGGTGGAGGGAGCTCTAACGCAGCAACAACATTAAAAGGTCTAAATTTGATGTACGATAAACCTTTATCTGATGAAAAACTACAAGAAATAGCAGCTGAGTTAGGCAGTGACGTTCCATTTTTCCTAAAAGGAGGACTTGCAATAGCTTATGGTAGAGGAGAAAAACTAAAGCACTATACAAAAAGCGACTTTAAGATTCTTCTTATATATCCAGGTTTTTCCTGTCTAACAAAAGAAGTTTACGAAAATTTACCATCTATCATTAGGACAGAAATCACGGTAGAAGCAGCAGAACGTTTAATAGTCTCTCCACTTATAAACGGTAAATTTGAAGAAGTAGAAAACAATATGGAAAATGATTTAGAACTTTCAAATAGTCCATGTGTAAAAAGAGTCCTAAAAATAAAGGAACAACTTGTAAAATTTGGATTAAAACCATTAATGAGTGGCAGTGGCTCCTCTATATTTTCGATAATTAAAGACGAAAATTTCGATGTTACCCCCTTGAAAAAAGAAGGATATTGGTTTAAATTTCTCTCTGCAATATAA
- a CDS encoding cytochrome c3 family protein, with the protein MRKLIFILTGVILTYSCGGLGDANVNYKDLGVNVAVRSSPYLTAENHPDGWGKSDCLGCHQNFKHTMATADLSVEQYQNMIEKAVNSVGTSKAINVCSACHGLNGVSLNEGAQRQCLVCHDNFERIHFYKGTGSRTQSLHDFNGNGKIDDFDCVVCHWQPDMDGIVEPDTDFGMIEGKLHHKTSDFCLTCHSNNWENISQEALADINGDGKAEEKISPSKVPIEVASAYTTNDWHGDNSYGDNATFKNVQLSNQILFHTGHEALACTQCHNPHASNNDKLIIEKVGETLILEKAIIQSDNTKEVKYAVVDPQTTLYFADLKFSGNITAENKTYDLLDNSDLQSYINLPVKNLDSVDETTNRKYMSSLCAACHDGSISYSPINGLGLPINIEGHYSGKCSDCHTHGGTF; encoded by the coding sequence GTGAGAAAGCTAATTTTTATACTAACAGGAGTTATACTAACTTATAGTTGTGGTGGACTGGGAGATGCAAATGTTAACTATAAAGACTTAGGAGTTAATGTAGCTGTAAGAAGTTCTCCTTATTTAACAGCAGAAAATCATCCTGATGGATGGGGAAAGTCTGATTGTCTTGGATGTCATCAAAATTTCAAACACACAATGGCAACGGCAGACCTTTCAGTTGAACAATATCAAAATATGATAGAAAAAGCTGTTAATTCTGTAGGAACTTCCAAAGCTATTAATGTCTGCTCTGCCTGTCATGGGCTTAATGGAGTTTCTCTAAATGAAGGAGCTCAGAGACAATGCCTTGTTTGTCATGATAACTTTGAAAGAATTCACTTTTATAAAGGAACAGGAAGTAGAACTCAATCTCTTCACGACTTTAACGGTAACGGCAAAATTGATGATTTTGATTGCGTTGTTTGTCACTGGCAGCCAGACATGGATGGAATTGTAGAACCCGATACAGATTTTGGAATGATAGAAGGGAAATTACACCATAAAACTTCCGATTTTTGTTTAACTTGTCATTCAAATAATTGGGAAAATATCTCTCAAGAAGCACTTGCAGATATAAATGGCGATGGAAAAGCAGAAGAAAAAATTTCACCTTCCAAAGTGCCTATTGAAGTAGCAAGTGCTTATACAACAAATGATTGGCACGGAGACAATAGCTATGGAGACAATGCAACTTTTAAGAATGTCCAACTTTCAAACCAAATTCTTTTCCATACAGGTCATGAAGCTCTTGCCTGTACACAATGCCATAATCCTCACGCCTCCAATAATGATAAATTAATAATAGAAAAGGTTGGAGAGACTCTAATTTTAGAAAAGGCTATTATTCAATCTGACAATACAAAAGAAGTTAAATACGCAGTCGTTGACCCTCAGACAACCTTATACTTTGCTGACCTTAAATTCAGTGGAAATATAACAGCAGAAAATAAAACCTACGATTTATTAGATAATTCTGACCTTCAAAGTTACATAAATCTTCCTGTTAAAAATCTTGATTCTGTAGATGAAACAACAAACAGAAAATATATGAGCTCTCTTTGTGCTGCTTGTCATGATGGCTCAATATCTTATAGTCCAATTAATGGATTAGGATTACCTATCAATATTGAAGGGCATTATTCAGGTAAGTGCTCTGACTGTCATACACATGGAGGTACATTCTAA
- a CDS encoding type II secretion system protein, producing MKERKGFTLVELAIVLVIIGLLLGAVLKGQELIQNAKYKKLINDLQGLSAAVYTYYDRYKALPGDDPKAGDKWGSTYSNIINGDGNGLISGSPTSTTNTDESVQIWRHLRAAGIISGNPNESTVTRPSNPYGGRYGFSSRSFGSGTYNYIFIDNLPAEVAKRLDEEFDDGVYNTGSIQANGDYTSGYSRDVYYRL from the coding sequence ATGAAAGAGCGTAAAGGTTTTACCTTAGTGGAATTAGCCATTGTTCTTGTAATTATAGGTCTTCTCTTAGGTGCCGTTTTAAAAGGACAGGAGCTAATACAAAATGCAAAATACAAAAAACTTATAAATGATCTTCAAGGACTTTCAGCCGCTGTGTATACCTACTATGATAGGTATAAAGCTCTTCCCGGTGATGATCCTAAAGCAGGAGATAAATGGGGTAGCACCTATTCAAATATCATAAATGGAGATGGTAATGGACTTATAAGTGGAAGTCCTACATCCACTACTAATACAGATGAATCTGTTCAAATATGGAGACATTTAAGAGCTGCAGGTATAATTTCTGGAAATCCAAATGAATCTACAGTAACAAGACCTTCTAACCCGTATGGGGGCAGATATGGTTTTTCTAGTAGAAGTTTTGGAAGCGGAACATATAACTATATTTTTATAGATAACCTACCTGCTGAAGTAGCTAAAAGACTTGATGAAGAGTTCGATGATGGAGTGTACAATACAGGATCTATTCAAGCTAATGGAGATTATACATCTGGCTACTCAAGAGATGTATATTATAGACTTTAA
- the nfo gene encoding deoxyribonuclease IV produces MKFVGAHVSIAGGVFNAPLNAKDIGAKAFALFTKNQRQWKAKPLTEEIIKRFKENMEKVEISPKYILPHDSYLINLGHPEKEKRRKSIEAFVDEVNRCYQLGLNYLNFHPGSHLGKVSEKECLRIIADSINEILDRTKKVILVLENTAGQGNNVGYRFEHLAEIIDLVKDKSRIGVCLDTCHMFAAGYDIRTKEAYEKTMKEFEDIVGFKYLKGMHLNDAKSQLGSRVDRHHSIGKGYIGLDAFKFIMNDKRLDNIPLILETPNKLIWPEEIKLLYSLIEDQKTGKLKI; encoded by the coding sequence ATGAAATTTGTTGGAGCTCACGTCAGCATTGCTGGTGGTGTTTTCAATGCACCACTTAATGCAAAAGATATAGGAGCTAAAGCTTTTGCACTTTTTACAAAGAATCAAAGACAATGGAAAGCCAAACCACTTACTGAAGAAATAATAAAAAGATTTAAAGAAAATATGGAAAAAGTTGAAATCTCACCAAAGTATATTCTTCCCCATGATAGCTATCTTATCAATCTTGGTCATCCAGAAAAGGAAAAGAGAAGAAAATCTATAGAAGCTTTTGTCGATGAAGTAAACAGATGTTATCAATTGGGATTGAATTACCTTAATTTTCATCCCGGAAGTCATCTTGGGAAAGTTTCCGAAAAAGAATGTCTAAGAATCATTGCTGATTCTATTAATGAAATCTTAGACAGAACTAAAAAAGTTATACTCGTCCTTGAAAATACTGCAGGTCAAGGAAATAACGTCGGTTACAGATTTGAACATCTTGCAGAAATAATTGATTTAGTAAAAGACAAATCGAGAATAGGAGTTTGTCTTGATACTTGCCATATGTTTGCTGCTGGATATGATATAAGAACTAAAGAGGCTTACGAAAAAACAATGAAAGAATTTGAAGACATTGTTGGCTTCAAGTATTTAAAAGGAATGCATTTAAATGATGCAAAATCACAGCTTGGAAGCAGGGTTGATAGACACCATTCAATTGGAAAAGGATATATAGGTCTTGATGCATTTAAATTTATTATGAACGATAAGAGACTAGATAATATTCCTTTGATTCTTGAGACTCCTAATAAATTAATTTGGCCAGAAGAGATAAAACTACTTTATTCGTTAATTGAAGATCAAAAGACTGGAAAATTAAAAATTTAA
- a CDS encoding M23 family metallopeptidase, protein MKIRALSFFVLFLFILSFHNPTIASNIKLYLPMTYPGSIGYFLLPNYSRNTKIIVGVNGKKYEFPVVFKKAYFAIPYGAKGTVAVSLKEGEKNLFLKLIPVKEKKYRISRIWVKERKLTKKLIERIKKESTLLRKTLTSVTSKKFRENRFYSPLKKLTITTPFGAKRIINGKKRSIHWGIDLKAPLGTPVFASLSGRVVLARDFYYTGNTIVIDHGLGIYTLYAHLSKILVKEGQIVQAGQKIGKVGSTGRSTGPHLHFGIYVNGIKVDPILAFNLRSL, encoded by the coding sequence ATGAAAATTAGAGCTTTAAGCTTCTTTGTTCTTTTTCTATTTATTCTGTCCTTCCATAACCCTACCATAGCCAGTAATATAAAGCTTTATCTACCAATGACTTATCCAGGTTCTATTGGCTATTTCCTTCTTCCGAATTACTCAAGAAATACAAAAATTATTGTAGGGGTGAATGGAAAAAAGTATGAATTTCCTGTTGTCTTTAAAAAGGCTTACTTTGCAATTCCTTATGGTGCAAAGGGGACTGTAGCTGTTTCTCTTAAAGAAGGAGAGAAAAACTTATTTTTAAAGCTTATTCCTGTTAAAGAAAAGAAATACAGGATATCTCGTATATGGGTCAAGGAAAGAAAATTGACAAAGAAGCTGATAGAGAGGATAAAAAAAGAAAGTACTCTTTTAAGAAAGACCCTGACTTCAGTTACCTCTAAAAAGTTTAGAGAAAACAGATTTTATTCACCTCTTAAAAAACTAACCATTACAACACCTTTTGGAGCAAAAAGAATTATTAATGGAAAAAAACGTTCTATTCACTGGGGAATTGATTTAAAAGCACCATTAGGAACACCTGTTTTTGCAAGTCTTTCTGGAAGAGTTGTTCTTGCTCGGGATTTCTACTATACAGGGAATACCATAGTTATAGACCATGGACTTGGTATCTATACCCTTTATGCTCACCTGTCTAAAATTCTTGTTAAAGAAGGTCAGATTGTGCAAGCAGGACAGAAGATAGGCAAGGTTGGTTCTACAGGTAGATCAACGGGTCCTCACCTTCATTTTGGAATCTATGTTAATGGAATTAAGGTTGATCCGATTTTGGCCTTCAACTTACGTTCGCTATAA
- a CDS encoding polysaccharide deacetylase family protein yields the protein MKRVVFFLHRVYPNSNKKRDDISLSGFIKALKLISLRFKIVSLHELLDKDVKSNKPLAAITFDDGYKDNFVYAYPILKKMGIPAHLFITANRILDSEKVEKNLFDYWNGKVSFEELYKPTSMYYGHEEFIKKGYSEEFLSWKELELMKDVFSYGAHSANHFSFPYKEEIIDFFDGSNFDWSMLLYSKEPFNGLPKFPTRSELDIRKFYPSKELLKFCRDFPKKGNWKKSLRLEIEKNFKTFGSYETEEEAKKRIKTELIDSKKKIEKRLGITVDNFSWPFGHYSELSKDIASQVYTYVFTIKKGFVEEDSDLAELPRVSLGKDIFTVLGRILTFSTDLGYAIYKKVKKEKVL from the coding sequence ATGAAGAGAGTCGTTTTTTTTCTACATAGGGTCTATCCAAATTCTAATAAAAAAAGAGATGACATTTCTCTTTCAGGATTTATTAAGGCTTTAAAGCTTATTTCTCTTCGTTTCAAAATTGTTTCTCTTCATGAGCTTCTTGATAAAGATGTGAAATCCAATAAACCTCTTGCAGCTATTACTTTTGATGACGGTTATAAAGATAATTTTGTTTATGCTTATCCAATTTTGAAAAAAATGGGAATTCCTGCTCATCTATTTATAACAGCAAACAGAATTTTAGATTCTGAGAAGGTGGAAAAAAACCTCTTTGATTACTGGAATGGAAAGGTATCTTTTGAAGAGCTCTATAAACCAACTTCTATGTATTATGGACATGAGGAGTTTATAAAAAAGGGTTATTCTGAAGAATTTTTGTCTTGGAAAGAGCTTGAGCTTATGAAGGATGTTTTTTCTTATGGTGCTCATAGTGCTAATCATTTTTCATTTCCATATAAAGAGGAAATTATTGATTTTTTTGATGGTTCGAACTTTGATTGGTCTATGCTTTTATATTCAAAGGAGCCTTTTAATGGCCTTCCTAAGTTTCCAACAAGAAGCGAGTTAGATATAAGAAAGTTTTATCCTTCTAAAGAGCTTTTAAAGTTTTGTCGCGATTTTCCTAAAAAAGGAAACTGGAAAAAGAGTCTAAGATTAGAAATAGAAAAGAATTTTAAGACATTTGGAAGTTATGAAACAGAAGAAGAAGCAAAAAAAAGAATAAAAACAGAACTAATAGATTCTAAGAAGAAAATAGAGAAAAGGCTCGGGATAACCGTTGATAACTTTTCTTGGCCGTTTGGTCACTATTCAGAACTTAGTAAGGATATAGCTTCGCAAGTTTATACTTATGTTTTTACTATAAAAAAAGGTTTTGTAGAGGAAGATTCCGACCTAGCTGAGTTACCAAGAGTTTCTCTCGGTAAAGATATTTTTACAGTTTTAGGTAGAATTCTAACCTTTTCTACTGATTTAGGATATGCAATTTATAAAAAAGTTAAAAAGGAGAAAGTACTTTGA
- a CDS encoding glycosyltransferase: MKKLFILDERWDSALTDLGIKMAVVSDGCVACAVLKGAPAEERVKKANLKYFYIEDPRKGLSIQPFLSLRKVIERFKPDIVVTIRGDELLFSSLLKKTFNFKLYRIHGEAKGIRNSFLNRYLHRKFVDGVILSSRKLLNEVVIDLPKIFAHGAVDTQEFKFSEKGRERIRKELDVNDSILIGVVGRLDPVKGHELFIKALSILKKKDLKVKGLIVGEEKNVKLSDLKTLAQTLGVNKDIFFITERRKDIVDLMSAIDIGIVPSKGSEMIARTLLEFMACEKPVVATAVGVLPEIVKENFGEIAKVDEESISRGIEAILRKGIKKLGKAAREEAVEKYSLLSLSNIVKFFERKER; the protein is encoded by the coding sequence ATGAAAAAACTTTTCATTCTAGATGAAAGGTGGGATAGTGCCTTAACAGATCTGGGAATTAAAATGGCCGTTGTTTCAGATGGTTGTGTTGCCTGTGCAGTTTTAAAAGGAGCTCCTGCAGAAGAAAGAGTTAAAAAAGCAAATTTAAAGTATTTCTATATAGAAGATCCAAGAAAGGGATTGTCTATTCAACCATTTTTATCTCTAAGGAAGGTAATTGAAAGGTTTAAGCCTGATATTGTTGTTACAATAAGAGGGGATGAACTGCTCTTTTCATCGCTTCTTAAAAAGACATTTAACTTTAAACTCTACAGAATTCATGGAGAAGCTAAAGGAATAAGAAACTCCTTCCTAAATAGATACCTTCATAGAAAGTTTGTTGATGGTGTAATACTTTCTTCAAGAAAGCTTTTGAACGAAGTCGTTATAGACTTACCAAAGATTTTTGCGCACGGGGCTGTTGATACGCAAGAATTCAAGTTTTCCGAGAAAGGAAGAGAAAGAATTAGAAAAGAACTTGATGTAAATGATTCAATTCTTATTGGAGTTGTTGGTAGACTTGATCCTGTAAAAGGACATGAACTTTTTATAAAAGCTCTTTCTATTCTTAAAAAGAAGGATTTAAAAGTTAAAGGTTTGATAGTTGGTGAGGAAAAGAACGTTAAACTTTCAGATTTAAAGACTCTTGCACAAACTTTGGGAGTTAACAAAGATATATTTTTTATTACCGAAAGGAGAAAGGATATTGTTGACTTAATGTCTGCAATTGATATAGGAATTGTTCCTTCGAAAGGCTCTGAAATGATTGCAAGAACTCTTCTTGAATTTATGGCGTGTGAAAAACCTGTTGTTGCTACGGCAGTTGGAGTTCTTCCTGAAATAGTAAAGGAAAACTTTGGAGAGATAGCCAAAGTAGATGAAGAATCTATATCAAGAGGTATAGAAGCTATTTTAAGAAAAGGCATAAAGAAACTTGGAAAAGCTGCTCGAGAAGAAGCAGTTGAAAAATATTCGCTTTTAAGTCTTTCTAATATTGTTAAATTTTTTGAGAGGAAGGAAAGATGA
- a CDS encoding phosphoribosyltransferase, which translates to MVFKDRKEAGELLAQAILRKYDSTLKNPVIVAIPRGGVVVAEPIAEILNAPIELVIPRKIGAPFNEEFAIAAVTEDGYVLMNPSVTDEIAYRLGISKDYIERKTLEEIEEIKRRKEKYLQGKTKVNLQEKDTILVDDGIATGLTVKAAIMSLRRENPRRIILAVPVMPADKVSEFQQLVDDLIVLYAPEFFNAVGQFYQSFPQTTDEEVIEIMEKFHP; encoded by the coding sequence ATGGTGTTTAAAGATAGAAAAGAAGCAGGAGAGCTCCTAGCTCAAGCAATTTTAAGAAAGTATGATAGTACTCTAAAAAATCCAGTAATAGTTGCAATTCCAAGAGGTGGAGTAGTTGTTGCTGAACCAATAGCCGAAATTTTGAATGCACCAATTGAACTTGTTATTCCAAGAAAAATTGGAGCTCCTTTCAATGAAGAATTTGCAATAGCAGCTGTAACAGAAGATGGCTATGTTCTTATGAATCCTTCAGTTACCGATGAAATAGCATACCGATTAGGAATCTCGAAAGACTATATTGAGAGAAAAACCTTAGAAGAAATTGAAGAAATCAAAAGAAGGAAAGAAAAATACTTACAAGGAAAAACTAAGGTAAATCTACAAGAAAAAGACACTATTCTTGTAGATGACGGCATAGCAACAGGACTTACTGTAAAAGCTGCAATAATGTCTCTGAGGAGAGAAAATCCTAGAAGGATTATTCTTGCAGTACCAGTTATGCCAGCAGATAAAGTATCGGAGTTTCAACAGTTAGTTGATGATTTGATCGTTCTCTACGCACCTGAATTTTTCAACGCAGTTGGACAGTTCTATCAGAGTTTCCCACAAACAACAGATGAAGAAGTTATAGAAATAATGGAGAAATTTCATCCATAG
- the priA gene encoding replication restart helicase PriA, whose amino-acid sequence MFVEVALDLPIDQTFYYRVPKVVSYLPEVGKRVIVPFGKNDLLKTGIILSIKDSIDYSPEKVKEIFDIPDNFPLFAEKTLELTKWISNYYCASIGETLFAFLPSGFVVSESFYIKLSNREISVNLTESEEKIVEILKSASGRLKLSSLRRKVKVSSFYQAIKNLIYKGIIVREEFIKTDLIPKEEFVVLKRLEKVRGKKEKELLQYLETLKKAKLSDLKRYGFTRQTVNKLVSKGLVEIIEEKTTIANKPQELIEKKEIELTPSQKRAFEEILEAKTKKFLLYGVTGSGKMEVYLKTAFEFVKRGRSVLILVPELLLTPELRARVESYFGSNIGIYHGKLSQKEKVSTWLKAVKGETKVFIGTRGAVMLPIKDLGLIIVDEEQDSSYKEQQKPYYHAREVAIKRSELDNFPIVLVSATPSVETYYRVKKKEIRKLELKERVSNVPLPYIKVVNLQKSKRFSIFSEELLKTLENTVKKGEQVFLFINRRGFFSTSFCLSCGFIVECEDCCVPLTYHKQEKQLICHMCGKRYKPIYRCPKCNARLEFKGYGTERVEEELRILYPNFKIVRLDQDTIKNPSTGARIIKDIKEGKYDVIVGTQIASKGHNFPKLTLVGVLMADLLGGAPDYMASERIFQTIVHTTGRAGRFKPGAAIVQTFNPELPAIKWAVEYKFNSFYEEELVARKLLNYPPFTKGVLVEFQLEKISSFQKIEKEFGKLKETLSSFFSIPDISPAPLPKVSGKYRFISFFRAVDERKLLSGIKILKKEFLNRFKGIRYKIEVDPVRIV is encoded by the coding sequence TTGTTTGTAGAAGTTGCATTGGATCTTCCTATTGACCAAACATTCTATTATCGAGTACCTAAGGTTGTTTCTTATCTTCCAGAAGTAGGAAAGAGAGTTATTGTTCCTTTTGGAAAGAATGATCTTTTAAAAACAGGGATAATTCTTTCTATCAAAGACTCTATTGATTACAGTCCAGAAAAAGTAAAGGAGATTTTTGATATTCCAGATAATTTTCCTCTATTTGCAGAAAAAACTCTTGAACTTACTAAATGGATTTCTAATTATTACTGTGCTTCTATAGGGGAAACTCTTTTTGCATTTTTACCTTCAGGATTTGTTGTTTCTGAATCTTTCTACATAAAACTTTCTAATAGAGAGATTTCAGTTAACCTAACTGAATCTGAAGAAAAAATAGTAGAGATTCTCAAATCTGCTTCCGGTCGTCTTAAACTTTCCTCTTTGAGAAGGAAAGTAAAAGTTTCTTCCTTTTATCAAGCTATAAAAAATCTAATTTATAAAGGAATTATTGTAAGAGAAGAGTTTATAAAAACAGATCTTATTCCTAAGGAAGAGTTTGTTGTTTTAAAACGTTTAGAAAAGGTAAGGGGAAAGAAAGAAAAGGAACTTCTTCAATATCTTGAAACTTTAAAAAAGGCTAAACTAAGTGATCTTAAAAGATATGGATTTACAAGGCAAACTGTAAATAAACTTGTTAGTAAAGGACTTGTAGAGATTATTGAAGAAAAGACAACTATTGCAAATAAACCTCAAGAACTAATAGAAAAAAAAGAAATAGAACTAACACCTTCTCAGAAAAGAGCATTTGAAGAAATTCTGGAAGCTAAAACAAAGAAGTTTCTTCTTTATGGCGTAACAGGTTCAGGAAAGATGGAAGTTTATCTTAAAACAGCTTTTGAATTTGTAAAAAGAGGAAGATCTGTTTTAATTTTGGTTCCAGAACTTTTGTTAACACCAGAGCTTAGAGCACGAGTAGAAAGCTACTTTGGTTCTAATATAGGTATTTACCATGGCAAACTCTCGCAAAAAGAAAAAGTGTCTACATGGTTAAAAGCTGTTAAAGGTGAAACTAAGGTTTTCATAGGAACAAGAGGAGCAGTAATGCTTCCTATAAAAGATCTTGGACTGATAATTGTAGATGAAGAACAGGATTCTTCTTATAAGGAACAACAAAAACCTTACTATCATGCGCGAGAAGTTGCTATCAAAAGATCTGAATTAGATAACTTCCCAATAGTTTTAGTTTCTGCTACTCCATCTGTAGAAACATACTATAGGGTTAAGAAAAAGGAAATAAGGAAACTTGAACTCAAAGAAAGAGTTTCTAATGTTCCTCTTCCCTATATAAAGGTTGTAAATCTTCAAAAATCTAAAAGATTTTCAATATTTTCTGAAGAACTATTAAAAACTTTGGAAAATACAGTAAAGAAGGGTGAACAGGTTTTCCTTTTTATAAATAGAAGAGGTTTTTTTTCCACTTCTTTTTGCTTGAGCTGTGGTTTTATAGTGGAGTGTGAAGATTGTTGTGTACCTTTGACCTACCATAAGCAGGAAAAGCAACTTATCTGTCATATGTGTGGAAAGAGATACAAACCAATCTATAGATGTCCTAAGTGTAATGCCCGTTTAGAGTTTAAAGGTTACGGAACGGAAAGAGTAGAGGAAGAATTAAGGATACTTTATCCAAACTTTAAAATAGTGAGATTAGATCAAGATACGATCAAAAATCCTTCAACAGGTGCCAGAATTATAAAAGACATAAAGGAAGGCAAATATGACGTTATAGTGGGAACTCAAATTGCAAGTAAGGGTCATAATTTCCCTAAGCTTACACTTGTTGGTGTTTTAATGGCAGATTTACTAGGTGGAGCTCCAGATTACATGGCTTCAGAAAGGATTTTTCAAACAATAGTTCATACCACAGGAAGAGCAGGAAGATTTAAACCAGGAGCTGCTATTGTTCAAACCTTTAATCCAGAACTTCCTGCAATCAAATGGGCTGTAGAGTATAAGTTTAACTCTTTTTATGAAGAAGAATTAGTTGCACGAAAGCTTTTGAACTATCCTCCCTTTACTAAAGGAGTGCTTGTAGAATTTCAGTTAGAAAAAATATCTAGTTTTCAGAAAATAGAAAAAGAATTTGGAAAATTAAAAGAAACTCTTTCTTCATTCTTTTCTATTCCTGATATATCCCCAGCTCCTTTACCTAAAGTCTCAGGAAAGTATAGATTTATTTCGTTTTTCCGTGCTGTAGATGAAAGAAAGCTTCTTTCAGGAATCAAAATTCTTAAAAAGGAATTTCTAAATCGTTTTAAAGGAATAAGATATAAAATAGAAGTTGATCCAGTCAGAATAGTTTAG
- a CDS encoding glycosyltransferase family 2 protein, translating into MSLSVGILTFNSERYLKEVLESVKSIADEIVILDSGSKDRTIEIAKSFGAKVFFRKFDNFVSQKNYLLSLCKKEWVLFIDDDEVVGNELKAEIERVKKEGSFDGYYVNVLTNYLGRWIKYAWYPDWHLRLAKREKCKWIGDLVHESLKVDGKLGYLKGNLLHYSYPSISHHLKKIDLYTSLYAEGVYRRGKKFSYMKLFLSPLGAFLRRYIFKKGFLDGFEGFVLSVMSSYYTFLKYLKLWEKEKNEKTFHSR; encoded by the coding sequence TTGAGTTTATCTGTAGGTATTTTAACTTTTAATTCGGAAAGGTACTTAAAAGAAGTTTTAGAGAGTGTTAAAAGCATAGCTGATGAGATAGTTATTCTTGATTCCGGCTCTAAGGACAGAACGATAGAGATAGCAAAATCTTTTGGTGCAAAAGTGTTTTTTAGGAAGTTTGATAACTTTGTTAGTCAGAAAAATTATCTGCTTTCTCTTTGCAAAAAAGAGTGGGTTCTCTTTATTGATGATGATGAAGTTGTTGGTAATGAGCTAAAAGCAGAAATTGAAAGAGTAAAAAAGGAAGGAAGTTTTGATGGTTACTATGTTAACGTTTTAACAAATTATCTTGGTAGATGGATAAAGTATGCTTGGTATCCCGATTGGCATCTGCGGCTTGCAAAACGCGAAAAATGTAAATGGATAGGAGATTTAGTTCACGAGTCTCTAAAAGTTGATGGAAAGCTTGGATATCTAAAGGGAAATCTTTTGCATTATTCTTATCCCTCGATTTCCCATCACTTAAAAAAAATTGATCTTTATACGAGCTTATACGCTGAAGGTGTTTATAGAAGAGGAAAAAAGTTTTCTTACATGAAGTTGTTTTTATCCCCTCTGGGAGCTTTTCTAAGACGTTACATTTTTAAAAAAGGATTTCTTGATGGTTTTGAGGGTTTTGTTTTAAGTGTTATGTCTTCTTACTATACATTCCTTAAGTATCTTAAATTATGGGAAAAGGAGAAAAATGAAAAAACTTTTCATTCTAGATGA